The following proteins are encoded in a genomic region of Cryptomeria japonica chromosome 11, Sugi_1.0, whole genome shotgun sequence:
- the LOC131070483 gene encoding gibberellin 20 oxidase 1: MGRGTGEINEVLQFEESFILSEEHRPKRFSGPPEIILRIPVIDMEKSSAEDVEKACRDWGFFHLVNHGFPDHLLQRLKSATADFFSLALEEKRRVYRDDENFLGYFNTEFTKNARDWKEVFDFVPREGILLPTSDDLHDKAIYTLQNRWPEGYQDFRQTCVAYAEAARELSLRVLELIARSLGLSDTRLNEYFKDDLSIARLISYPECPNPELALGVGRHTDFGALTLLYQDEVGGLEVNCRENGQWVPAAPMPNSFVVNVGDCIQVWSNDRYESIEHRVVVNDSRRRMSIPFFLIPSHDAMMKPLEELVSEENPPKYREYNWGKFLKPKLDNDIKSLGLEYEQIKLYRI, translated from the exons ATGGGACGCGGTACGGGCGAAATCAACGAAGTTCTGCAATTCGAAGAGAGTTTTATTCTTAGCGAAGAGCATCGTCCCAAGCGTTTCTCCGGTCCCCCTGAAATTATTCTCAGAATCCCCGTCATAGACATGGAAAAAAGCTCTGCAGAGGATGTGGAAAAGGCGTGCAGAGACTGGGGTTTCTTCCACCTCGTCAACCACGGCTTTCCAGATCATCTTCTGCAGCGCCTCAAATCCGCCACAGCAGATTTCTTCTCGTTGGCTCTCGAAGAAAAGAGACGAGTATACAGGGATGATGAAAACTTCTTGGGCTACTTTAATACTGAGTTCACAAAAAATGCGAGGGATTGGAAAGAAGTGTTCGACTTTGTGCCGCGGGAGGGAATCCTGTTGCCCACATCTGATGATCTGCATGACAAAGCTATCTACACCCTCCAAAACCGCTGGCCAGAAGGCTATCAGGATTTCAG ACAAACTTGCGTGGCCTATGCCGAGGCTGCGAGGGAGTTATCTTTGAGGGTACTAGAATTGATAGCTCGGAGCCTTGGCTTATCTGATACTCGCCTGAATGAATATTTCAAAGATGATCTGAGTATTGCACGGCTTATTAGTTACCCGGAATGCCCGAACCCTGAGCTTGCACTGGGTGTGGGTAGACACACGGATTTTGGAgcactcacccttctttaccaagaTGAGGTGGGAGGATTAGAGGTGAATTGCAGGGAAAATGGGCAGTGGGTGCCTGCTGCACCCATGCCCAATTCTTTTGTAGTCAATGTTGGGGACTGCATTCAG GTGTGGAGTAATGATAGGTACGAGAGCATAGAGCATAGAGTTGTGGTGAACGATAGCCGAAGACGCATGTCTATTCCATTTTTCTTGATTCCTTCCCACGATGCGATGATGAAGCCTCTGGAGGAATTGGTGAGTGAAGAGAATCCTCCCAAATATAGGGAATACAATTGGGGAAAGTTTCTTAAGCCAAAACTGGATAACGATATTAAAAGCTTGGGACTTGAGTATGAACAAATCAAACTCTATAGGATCTGA